Proteins found in one Brachyspira murdochii DSM 12563 genomic segment:
- the pfkB gene encoding 1-phosphofructokinase, with protein MIYTLTLNPAVDYYIDMNSFEEGELNKVDNAYTLAGGKGINVSKVLKNFNIDSVALGFCGGFTGDYIKKHLKEYGIKEHFIYLEEDTRINIKLKTSKTESEIAGKSPNISKEKVNELLNFIKTNIKENDILVLSGSVPSSVESSIYKDIISIANKNIKVILDARDEAFKFGLKEKVFLTKPNKKELSEYFNKQIETTEDIIKYARELIKEGSENVIVSLGKDGSILVTKDEAYLGNAPDGKLISSVGAGDSMVAGIVYGLSNNLNIIDSYKYAIASGSSTACSEGLTTFDSMKKFLENTEIKKVN; from the coding sequence ATGATATATACTTTAACACTAAATCCTGCTGTTGACTATTATATAGACATGAACAGCTTTGAAGAGGGAGAATTAAATAAAGTTGATAATGCCTATACATTAGCAGGAGGAAAAGGAATTAATGTTTCTAAAGTATTAAAAAACTTTAATATCGATTCTGTGGCTTTAGGTTTTTGCGGAGGGTTTACTGGAGATTATATAAAAAAACATCTTAAAGAATATGGTATTAAAGAGCATTTTATATACTTAGAAGAAGATACTAGAATAAATATAAAATTAAAAACTTCAAAGACAGAAAGCGAAATAGCAGGCAAATCACCAAATATTTCAAAAGAAAAAGTTAATGAATTATTAAACTTCATAAAAACTAATATAAAAGAAAATGATATATTAGTATTATCTGGAAGCGTACCTAGTTCTGTAGAAAGCTCCATATATAAAGACATTATATCAATAGCAAATAAAAATATAAAAGTAATACTTGATGCTAGAGATGAGGCATTCAAATTCGGATTAAAAGAAAAAGTATTCCTTACAAAACCAAATAAAAAAGAATTAAGCGAATATTTTAATAAACAAATAGAAACTACAGAAGATATAATAAAATATGCTAGAGAGTTAATAAAAGAGGGAAGTGAGAATGTAATAGTATCTTTGGGTAAAGACGGATCTATTTTAGTAACAAAAGATGAGGCTTATTTAGGAAATGCTCCAGACGGAAAATTGATAAGCTCAGTAGGTGCTGGAGATTCTATGGTGGCCGGTATAGTGTATGGATTAAGCAATAATTTAAATATAATTGATTCTTATAAATATGCTATAGCAAGCGGAAGTTCTACTGCTTGTTCTGAAGGACTTACTACGTTTGATAGTATGAAAAAATTTTTAGAAAATACAGAAATAAAAAAAGTTAATTAA
- a CDS encoding DeoR/GlpR family DNA-binding transcription regulator → MLKVSRYELILEVIKEKKNIKIEELIERLNVSEATIRRDLTFLEEAGKIKRVHGGAVLIDSQEESLLYRREIFSEEKDNIGKFAASLIEKGSTIYLDAGTSVFAMIKYLSGIENIKVITNGVSHIDELNNKRIETYLIGGKIKTLTGALVGGTAAMSLKNFNFDLAFMGANGIDIYGYSTPDSEEALIKSEASKRAGKTYFLCDESKFNKRSLINFCSLEDSYLITNAKEIDDNIKNKLKGLFIVNQ, encoded by the coding sequence GTGCTAAAAGTAAGCAGATACGAATTGATACTTGAAGTTATAAAAGAAAAAAAGAACATAAAGATAGAAGAACTAATAGAGAGACTTAATGTATCAGAGGCTACAATCAGGCGTGATTTAACATTTCTTGAAGAGGCTGGAAAGATAAAGCGTGTTCATGGAGGTGCAGTACTAATTGATTCTCAGGAAGAGAGTTTATTATACAGAAGAGAAATATTTTCAGAGGAAAAAGATAATATAGGTAAGTTTGCTGCTTCTTTAATAGAGAAAGGAAGTACTATATATCTTGATGCGGGTACTAGTGTTTTTGCTATGATTAAATATTTATCTGGAATTGAGAATATAAAAGTGATAACAAACGGTGTAAGCCATATAGATGAACTTAATAATAAAAGAATAGAAACTTATTTGATAGGCGGAAAGATAAAAACTCTTACAGGGGCATTGGTTGGAGGAACTGCTGCGATGTCTCTAAAGAATTTTAATTTTGATTTGGCATTTATGGGTGCTAACGGTATTGATATATACGGATATTCTACGCCAGATAGTGAGGAGGCATTGATAAAAAGTGAGGCTTCTAAAAGGGCAGGTAAAACTTACTTTTTATGCGATGAATCCAAATTTAACAAAAGAAGTCTTATAAACTTTTGCAGTTTGGAAGATTCTTATTTGATAACCAATGCGAAGGAAATAGATGATAATATAAAAAATAAATTAAAAGGATTATTTATTGTTAATCAATAA
- a CDS encoding M20 metallopeptidase family protein yields the protein MEELELIKSKIKEIKEELINIRRDLHSHPELSEKEFQTMNTISNHLKKYNIEHKTEVADTGITADIKGKDKSFTAAFRADIDALPIDDLKNCSYSSKNKGVCHACGHDIHTAINLGIASVFQNNSKGITPPCNIRLIFQPAEETVGGALRMIKENALENVNVIYGLHVSTHSDTGFVQINDNIVNASCLDFKIKVYGRSAHAANPAGGIDTIVIAAKIIDSIQTIISRNVQAEDSAVITIGTINGGTAENIICGYTEMTGTIRALRESTMTKIITKIKKIIKGIAYSFDANAEFIETVYFASLVNWKEASDIVRENAVSLLGEKNVLELKPSMGAEDFSFFIQNKAGAFFNIGARNKKKGIIHEAHNGLFDADEECIEIGLTLQIMNLYKSYSKKDIFWLGKERD from the coding sequence ATGGAAGAATTAGAATTAATAAAAAGCAAAATAAAAGAAATAAAAGAAGAATTAATAAATATACGAAGAGATCTGCATTCTCACCCTGAACTATCAGAAAAAGAATTCCAAACTATGAATACAATTTCTAATCATTTAAAAAAATATAATATAGAACATAAAACAGAAGTTGCTGATACTGGAATTACAGCTGATATAAAAGGAAAAGATAAAAGTTTTACAGCAGCATTCAGAGCAGATATAGATGCCCTTCCAATTGACGATTTAAAAAACTGCAGCTACAGCTCAAAAAATAAGGGAGTGTGTCATGCATGCGGACATGATATACATACTGCAATTAATTTAGGAATAGCTTCAGTATTTCAAAATAATAGCAAAGGCATAACACCTCCTTGCAATATAAGACTTATATTTCAGCCTGCAGAAGAAACTGTAGGAGGTGCTTTGAGAATGATAAAAGAAAATGCATTGGAAAATGTTAATGTTATATACGGGCTTCATGTTTCTACACATAGCGATACTGGATTTGTACAGATAAATGATAATATTGTTAATGCATCATGTTTAGACTTTAAGATAAAAGTTTATGGAAGAAGTGCCCATGCTGCTAATCCTGCAGGAGGAATTGATACTATAGTAATAGCCGCCAAAATAATAGATAGCATTCAGACAATAATAAGCAGAAATGTTCAGGCAGAAGACAGTGCCGTAATAACAATAGGCACCATAAATGGAGGAACTGCTGAAAATATTATATGCGGTTATACTGAGATGACTGGTACAATAAGAGCTTTGAGAGAAAGCACTATGACAAAAATAATAACAAAAATAAAAAAAATAATAAAAGGCATAGCATACTCTTTTGATGCCAATGCTGAGTTTATAGAAACAGTATATTTTGCAAGTCTTGTTAATTGGAAGGAAGCTTCCGATATTGTGAGAGAGAATGCTGTTAGTTTACTTGGAGAGAAAAACGTACTTGAATTAAAACCTTCTATGGGAGCTGAAGATTTTTCTTTTTTTATACAAAATAAAGCAGGGGCATTTTTTAATATAGGAGCTAGAAACAAGAAAAAAGGAATAATACATGAAGCTCATAACGGACTTTTTGATGCTGATGAAGAATGCATAGAAATAGGGCTTACTTTACAGATAATGAACTTATACAAAAGCTATTCAAAAAAAGATATTTTCTGGCTTGGAAAAGAGAGGGATTAA
- the thrC gene encoding threonine synthase, protein MKTWNGLLREYKEYLPITDKTPLITLNEGNTPLIKAEKIGKELGGIELYFKYDGLNPTGSFKDRGMVMAVAKALEEGSKAIMCASTGNTSASAAAYAARSGIQCIVVIPDGNIALGKLAQALMYGAKVIAIKGNFDEALKAVVDITNKYPITLVNSINPFRLQGQKTSAFEICDALGKAPDYLAIPVGNAGNISAYWMGFKEYKENGKVSNLPKMIGFEAEGCAAIVQNKVIENPQTIATAIKIGNPASWKLAVNASNESNGFIDSVTDDEILEAYKMLTREEGIFAEPASAASLAGVIKTYKAGKLNKGDTVVSVLTGNGLKDPDNAIKICSAPIKVDNNIEEIRKAIGI, encoded by the coding sequence ATGAAAACATGGAACGGACTTTTAAGAGAGTATAAAGAATATCTGCCTATTACAGATAAAACCCCGCTTATTACATTAAATGAGGGAAATACTCCATTAATAAAGGCTGAAAAAATAGGAAAAGAACTTGGAGGAATAGAATTATATTTTAAATATGACGGTCTTAATCCTACAGGATCATTCAAAGACAGAGGAATGGTAATGGCAGTTGCTAAAGCACTTGAAGAAGGTTCAAAAGCTATTATGTGTGCTTCTACTGGAAATACTTCCGCATCAGCTGCTGCTTATGCTGCAAGAAGCGGTATTCAATGTATAGTAGTTATACCAGATGGTAATATTGCTTTGGGAAAATTGGCTCAGGCTTTGATGTACGGAGCTAAGGTTATAGCTATTAAAGGAAATTTTGATGAAGCCTTAAAAGCTGTTGTTGATATTACAAATAAATATCCTATTACATTAGTAAACTCAATTAACCCTTTCAGACTTCAGGGACAAAAAACTTCTGCATTTGAAATTTGCGATGCATTAGGAAAAGCTCCTGATTATTTGGCTATACCTGTTGGAAATGCTGGAAATATATCTGCTTATTGGATGGGTTTTAAAGAATATAAAGAAAATGGAAAAGTATCAAACTTACCTAAAATGATAGGTTTTGAGGCTGAAGGCTGTGCCGCTATAGTACAAAATAAAGTAATAGAAAATCCTCAAACTATTGCTACAGCTATAAAAATCGGTAATCCTGCAAGCTGGAAATTAGCGGTTAATGCTTCTAATGAATCAAACGGATTTATAGATTCTGTTACAGATGATGAAATATTAGAGGCTTATAAAATGCTCACAAGAGAAGAAGGAATATTTGCTGAACCTGCTTCTGCTGCTTCTCTTGCTGGAGTTATAAAAACTTACAAGGCTGGAAAATTAAACAAAGGCGATACTGTAGTTTCTGTACTTACAGGTAATGGACTTAAAGACCCTGATAATGCTATAAAAATTTGCTCTGCTCCTATAAAAGTTGATAACAATATAGAAGAAATAAGGAAAGCTATAGGAATATAA
- the thrB gene encoding homoserine kinase, whose translation MNKAQKKNNKENKNNITNKKLVTFKIPATSANIGSAFDSVGLALDLYNEIHIYENTNSKKIDFEITGEGEEEISKDDNMILSAMKLVFKKLKSKPDKGYIIKCINRIPLSRGLGSSSAAIIGGLLSANYILGNKLSLENEILNMSVQLEGHPDNVSPAILGGIISGVVRKDEDFKYVKINPPKGLKAVVAIPNFYLSTEKARNALPKEISLKDAIFNISRAALLTSALSSNRLDLLEVATDDKLHQDYRAKFIPGLKDLFKQVKMSGAYSVTISGAGSSILSLVKDDEKIIKKVSNAMENSFSKKKIKSEIKVLNIPKKGIIIK comes from the coding sequence ATGAATAAAGCTCAAAAGAAAAACAATAAAGAAAATAAAAATAATATAACAAATAAAAAACTTGTAACTTTTAAAATACCTGCTACCAGTGCTAATATAGGTTCTGCTTTTGACAGTGTTGGACTTGCTTTAGATTTATATAATGAAATACATATATATGAAAATACTAATTCTAAAAAAATAGATTTTGAAATAACAGGCGAAGGAGAAGAAGAAATATCAAAAGATGATAATATGATACTTTCTGCTATGAAACTGGTATTTAAAAAATTAAAATCAAAACCTGATAAAGGATATATAATAAAATGCATAAATAGAATACCGCTTTCAAGAGGACTAGGAAGCAGTTCTGCTGCTATAATAGGAGGTTTATTATCTGCAAATTACATATTGGGAAATAAGCTTTCTCTTGAAAATGAAATACTAAATATGTCAGTTCAGCTTGAAGGACACCCAGACAATGTATCTCCTGCTATATTGGGAGGAATAATATCTGGGGTTGTTAGAAAAGATGAAGATTTTAAATATGTTAAAATAAATCCTCCTAAAGGACTAAAAGCTGTAGTAGCAATACCAAATTTTTATTTAAGCACAGAAAAAGCTAGAAATGCTCTTCCTAAAGAGATTAGCTTAAAAGATGCCATATTTAATATTTCAAGAGCAGCACTTCTCACTTCTGCATTATCTTCTAACAGACTTGATTTACTTGAAGTGGCAACTGACGATAAACTTCATCAGGATTACAGAGCTAAGTTTATACCCGGACTAAAAGATTTATTTAAGCAGGTAAAAATGTCTGGGGCATACTCTGTTACTATAAGCGGTGCTGGCTCTTCAATACTTTCTTTAGTTAAAGACGATGAAAAAATAATCAAAAAAGTTTCTAATGCCATGGAAAATAGTTTTTCTAAAAAGAAAATCAAATCCGAAATAAAAGTTCTTAATATACCTAAAAAAGGTATTATCATAAAATAA
- a CDS encoding DUF3089 domain-containing protein, whose translation MSKILTYLTLISIIIISCSNNTGNITTKTSDYSDKNNWLNIAENQNEREADVFYLYPTTWSRANTNEDMICSIDYPSMRRYTTNVMIEQTGIFEEIASIYAPFYRQADAIYLLDKNNNISEEEKNKYFYSAPKEDAIAAFDYYIKNYNNGRPFILAGHSQGAMMIKQILIDYFKTNENLKNRMIAAYIFGYSVTKKDIEENPHLRFANNEYDTGVIISYNTESPDFNGYNPTLLEDSIAINPITWTTEETLASKEQSLGANIYTNYGTPTKIADAKVDKKRGVVKCSTINADDFYFGEQSIFGKGVYHTYDISLYYYDLKENAKKRLNAFWK comes from the coding sequence ATGTCAAAAATATTAACGTATCTTACATTAATAAGCATTATAATAATAAGCTGTTCAAATAATACAGGTAATATAACTACAAAAACATCAGATTATTCGGATAAAAATAATTGGCTTAATATAGCAGAAAATCAAAATGAAAGAGAAGCAGATGTTTTTTATCTATATCCTACAACTTGGTCAAGAGCAAATACCAATGAAGATATGATATGCTCTATAGATTATCCTTCTATGAGAAGATATACTACAAATGTAATGATTGAACAAACTGGAATATTTGAAGAAATAGCAAGTATATATGCTCCGTTTTACAGGCAGGCTGATGCTATATATCTTTTAGATAAAAATAACAATATAAGCGAAGAAGAGAAAAATAAATATTTTTATTCTGCTCCAAAAGAAGATGCAATTGCCGCATTTGATTATTATATAAAAAATTATAATAATGGAAGACCTTTTATATTAGCAGGACATTCTCAGGGTGCTATGATGATAAAACAAATACTTATAGACTATTTCAAAACAAATGAAAACTTAAAAAATAGAATGATTGCTGCCTATATATTCGGATATTCTGTTACAAAAAAAGACATAGAAGAAAATCCCCATTTGAGATTTGCAAATAATGAATATGATACTGGAGTTATAATTTCTTATAATACAGAGAGTCCTGATTTTAATGGATATAATCCTACTCTTTTAGAAGATTCAATAGCAATTAATCCAATAACTTGGACTACTGAAGAAACTTTGGCCTCAAAAGAGCAGAGTTTAGGAGCTAATATATATACAAATTATGGAACTCCTACAAAAATAGCAGATGCTAAAGTAGATAAAAAAAGAGGTGTAGTAAAATGCAGCACTATAAATGCTGATGATTTTTATTTCGGAGAACAAAGTATTTTTGGAAAAGGTGTTTATCATACTTATGATATATCGCTTTATTATTATGATTTGAAAGAAAATGCCAAGAAAAGACTCAATGCCTTTTGGAAATAA
- a CDS encoding TIGR03943 family putative permease subunit, with protein sequence MNFKYILFLFIMMLILSCSKKEYNDGWFDIEKNYVDIPQKKYDYGNPRDKTESNEEQTSSLKVNMNAIDMNNIIEIKERMFINQCNDVYLNPDDYRGKLIKLEGIYDGFTDEETGEKLNFVFRYGPGCCGYDGVAGFEFNYNGTIPNPQEWIEVVGVVEILEIDNYETVRLNAISLNVLDKRGKEFVAN encoded by the coding sequence ATGAATTTTAAATATATATTATTTTTATTTATAATGATGCTAATTTTATCATGCTCAAAAAAAGAGTATAATGACGGCTGGTTTGATATAGAAAAAAATTATGTTGATATACCTCAAAAAAAATATGATTACGGTAATCCTAGAGATAAGACAGAAAGTAATGAGGAACAAACTTCATCTTTAAAAGTTAATATGAATGCTATTGATATGAACAATATTATAGAAATTAAAGAGAGAATGTTTATCAATCAATGCAATGATGTTTATCTCAATCCTGATGACTATAGAGGAAAATTAATAAAACTTGAAGGAATATATGACGGCTTTACTGATGAAGAGACTGGAGAAAAACTTAATTTTGTATTTAGGTACGGACCCGGATGCTGCGGATATGACGGAGTGGCTGGTTTTGAGTTTAATTATAATGGTACTATACCAAATCCTCAGGAATGGATTGAGGTTGTAGGGGTTGTAGAAATACTAGAGATAGATAATTATGAAACAGTAAGGCTTAATGCTATAAGTTTGAATGTTCTTGATAAGAGGGGGAAAGAATTTGTAGCTAATTAA
- a CDS encoding metal ABC transporter permease: MIALLQELFSYTFIIRAVIVGILVSLCAALLGVNLVLKRYSMIGIGLSNVGFGALSLSMMLGFSTLQLSIPIVALASILLLRLSENSKIKGDAAIALISSVSLAVGIIAITVKTGINTDVCNYMFGSILAMSKSEVYISIAVSVIVIVLYILFYNKIFLVTFDENFARAVGINVGFYNMLISILTSLIIVLGMRMMGAMLISSLIIFPALTSMRVFNTFKGVIISSAILSVFCFFVGIVLSFQLEYPTGACIVMVNLAMLLIFTVIGKVLKR; encoded by the coding sequence ATGATTGCTTTACTTCAGGAACTTTTTTCATATACCTTTATTATTAGGGCTGTTATAGTTGGAATATTGGTTTCATTATGTGCGGCACTTTTGGGTGTTAATCTGGTATTAAAGAGATATTCTATGATAGGTATAGGACTTTCTAATGTTGGGTTTGGAGCTTTGTCTCTTTCTATGATGCTAGGCTTTTCTACTCTTCAGCTTTCTATACCTATAGTGGCTTTGGCATCAATACTGCTTTTAAGATTAAGTGAAAACAGTAAGATAAAAGGCGATGCTGCTATTGCTTTAATATCAAGCGTATCTTTAGCTGTTGGTATCATAGCTATTACTGTAAAGACAGGTATTAACACAGATGTATGTAACTATATGTTTGGAAGTATACTTGCTATGAGCAAAAGTGAAGTTTATATAAGCATAGCAGTTAGTGTAATAGTGATAGTTCTTTATATATTGTTTTATAACAAAATATTTTTAGTAACTTTTGACGAAAACTTTGCCCGTGCTGTTGGTATTAATGTAGGGTTTTATAATATGCTTATATCTATACTTACATCTTTGATTATAGTATTAGGTATGAGAATGATGGGAGCTATGCTTATATCGAGCCTTATAATATTTCCAGCATTAACTTCTATGAGAGTATTTAATACTTTTAAGGGAGTTATAATTTCATCGGCAATATTATCAGTGTTCTGCTTTTTTGTAGGAATAGTTCTTTCATTTCAATTAGAATATCCTACCGGAGCTTGCATTGTTATGGTAAATTTGGCTATGCTTTTAATATTTACTGTAATAGGAAAAGTATTAAAAAGATAA
- a CDS encoding metal ABC transporter ATP-binding protein: MLAIKDLSVFYDSNEVLSNINFSLSKGDYLSIIGENGSGKTTLIKTILGLMKPKKGSITFDSIKKNEIGYLPQQGIVQKSFPASVFEVVISGRLNNKKFLPFYTNNDKKTALENLKKLNIEKLKNKSYKDLSGGQQQRVALARALCSTKELLILDEPSTGLDPIATVDLYNLIRKLNNEVTIIMVSHDIASAVKYSNKILHLNKNILFFGTTEEYIKTDIYKRISGEDMK; encoded by the coding sequence ATGTTGGCTATAAAAGATTTATCAGTATTTTATGATAGTAATGAAGTATTATCAAATATTAATTTCTCTTTATCAAAAGGAGATTATCTTTCTATAATAGGTGAAAATGGTTCTGGTAAAACCACTTTAATAAAAACTATACTTGGACTTATGAAACCTAAAAAAGGAAGCATAACATTTGATAGTATAAAGAAAAATGAAATAGGTTATTTACCGCAGCAGGGAATAGTACAGAAATCATTTCCTGCAAGCGTATTTGAAGTAGTGATTTCTGGAAGACTTAATAATAAAAAATTTCTTCCTTTTTATACTAATAATGATAAAAAAACGGCATTAGAAAATTTGAAGAAACTCAATATAGAAAAATTAAAAAATAAGTCATATAAAGATTTATCAGGCGGTCAGCAGCAAAGAGTGGCATTAGCAAGAGCTTTATGTTCTACTAAAGAGCTGCTTATATTAGATGAGCCTTCTACTGGATTAGACCCTATAGCTACTGTCGACCTATATAATCTAATAAGAAAACTCAATAATGAAGTTACTATAATAATGGTTTCTCATGATATAGCAAGTGCTGTAAAATATTCTAATAAAATACTTCATCTAAATAAAAATATTCTTTTTTTTGGAACAACTGAAGAATATATAAAAACAGATATATATAAAAGAATATCAGGGGAGGATATGAAATGA
- a CDS encoding metal ABC transporter substrate-binding protein, which yields MIKKILILIFIISVLSCNTNKSSNYDDTSKENNKIKVVTTIFPIYDFARNILLDNSSLQMIIRPGVEIHSFNASPSDIIDIQNADVFIYIGGESEEWAEKVVSSMDTNGKKIIKLIDYVNALDEEIVEGMEHDEEHNHEDEANHEDHDNISETHTHEGVYDEHIWTSPKNAVLMVNAISKAMSEIDPNNADTYKANADKYNKELYALDNDFREVINSSKRKDIVFGDRFPFRYLADEYGLNYRAPFNGCSSQSDVSPKTLTYLIGYIKDNNIPYLYYIELSNEKIANTLIEQTGAEKLQLHSAQSITKKEFDDGASYLSIMRDNLESLKKGLN from the coding sequence ATGATAAAGAAAATATTAATTCTCATTTTTATTATATCAGTATTATCATGTAATACTAATAAATCATCTAATTATGATGATACAAGTAAAGAAAACAATAAAATAAAAGTAGTAACTACAATATTTCCAATATATGATTTTGCAAGAAATATATTATTAGATAATTCAAGCCTTCAAATGATAATAAGACCGGGAGTAGAGATTCATTCATTTAATGCTTCGCCTTCAGATATAATTGATATACAAAATGCTGATGTATTTATTTATATAGGAGGAGAAAGCGAGGAGTGGGCTGAAAAGGTAGTCTCTTCTATGGATACCAACGGCAAAAAAATAATTAAGTTAATTGATTATGTAAATGCTTTAGATGAGGAAATTGTTGAAGGTATGGAGCATGATGAAGAACATAATCATGAAGATGAAGCAAATCATGAAGATCATGATAATATTTCAGAGACACATACCCATGAAGGAGTTTATGATGAGCATATATGGACTTCTCCGAAAAATGCTGTTTTAATGGTTAATGCTATAAGCAAAGCTATGTCAGAAATAGACCCTAATAATGCAGATACATATAAAGCTAATGCTGATAAATATAATAAAGAACTCTATGCTTTAGATAATGATTTTAGAGAGGTAATAAACTCATCAAAAAGAAAAGATATAGTATTTGGCGACAGATTTCCTTTTAGATATTTGGCTGATGAATACGGACTTAACTACCGAGCACCTTTTAACGGATGCAGCAGTCAGTCGGATGTTAGTCCTAAAACATTAACGTATTTAATAGGCTATATAAAAGATAATAATATACCTTATCTTTATTATATAGAATTAAGTAATGAAAAAATAGCAAATACTCTTATAGAACAGACTGGAGCAGAAAAATTACAGCTTCATTCTGCACAGAGTATAACTAAAAAAGAGTTTGATGATGGAGCTTCATATTTATCTATTATGAGGGATAATTTGGAAAGTTTAAAAAAGGGTTTGAATTAA
- the yedE gene encoding YedE family putative selenium transporter — protein sequence MKKDFFTSSIGIIVIGAVIGAIAAWLSVMGNPANMGICVACFTRDLAGALGLHRAAAVQYIRPELIGLIIGAAISALISKEFVPKGGSSPIIRFCLGFFAMIGALVFLGCPWRTLLRVAGGDINGIFGLIGIIIGGGIGVFFWKQNFSLGQPKAYKNKLVGFLPLVIAVILLILLLKQTKFSEGGAIFFSESGPGSMKAPIAIALIASIVIGFVAQKSRFCTVGGLRDGIFMKDFHMTKGVIAFIIAAFIVNIATSRFHLSMENQPIAHTNILWNTVSMILTGLAFTLGAGCPGRQMIQSAEGNMDSFIFVIGMLVGAGFAHNFNLASSTAGPTVYGMGAVILGLIFCVIIGFTMKENTAS from the coding sequence ATGAAAAAAGACTTTTTCACAAGCTCTATAGGTATTATAGTCATTGGTGCTGTAATAGGAGCTATAGCTGCTTGGCTCTCTGTAATGGGCAATCCTGCTAATATGGGAATATGTGTTGCATGTTTTACCCGTGATTTAGCAGGGGCACTAGGACTGCATAGAGCTGCAGCAGTACAATACATAAGACCTGAATTAATTGGGCTTATTATTGGTGCTGCAATATCGGCATTAATATCAAAAGAATTTGTTCCTAAAGGAGGAAGTTCTCCTATTATAAGATTCTGTTTAGGTTTCTTTGCTATGATAGGAGCTTTGGTTTTCTTAGGCTGTCCTTGGAGAACTTTGCTCAGAGTAGCTGGAGGAGATATCAATGGGATATTTGGATTAATAGGAATTATCATAGGAGGAGGAATAGGTGTTTTCTTCTGGAAACAAAATTTCTCTTTGGGGCAGCCTAAAGCATATAAAAATAAATTAGTAGGATTTCTTCCTTTAGTGATAGCAGTAATTCTTTTAATTTTATTATTAAAGCAAACTAAATTCTCTGAAGGCGGAGCAATATTTTTCTCTGAATCAGGTCCCGGAAGCATGAAAGCTCCTATAGCTATAGCATTAATAGCTTCTATAGTAATAGGTTTTGTAGCTCAAAAATCAAGATTCTGTACTGTAGGCGGACTTAGAGACGGAATATTTATGAAAGATTTTCATATGACTAAAGGCGTTATAGCTTTTATAATTGCTGCTTTTATAGTTAATATAGCTACAAGCAGATTCCATTTATCTATGGAAAATCAGCCAATAGCACACACAAATATTTTATGGAATACCGTATCAATGATTCTTACTGGTTTAGCATTTACTTTAGGTGCAGGATGTCCTGGAAGACAAATGATACAATCTGCTGAAGGAAATATGGACAGTTTTATATTCGTTATAGGCATGCTAGTAGGAGCAGGATTTGCTCATAACTTTAATTTGGCAAGCTCAACTGCAGGTCCTACAGTATATGGAATGGGAGCTGTTATTTTAGGTTTAATATTCTGTGTAATCATAGGATTTACAATGAAAGAAAATACTGCAAGCTGA
- a CDS encoding sulfurtransferase TusA family protein has translation MSEIIKVDTRGMSCSQASFQAKCAAINNQELNTIIEVLVSGHSSCESVIRGCKKYGYEGTFNHIENEDILVTLKKTK, from the coding sequence ATGTCTGAAATTATTAAAGTTGATACAAGAGGAATGTCATGCTCTCAGGCATCTTTTCAAGCCAAATGTGCTGCTATTAATAATCAGGAGTTAAATACAATAATAGAGGTTTTGGTAAGCGGGCATTCAAGCTGTGAAAGTGTAATAAGAGGATGCAAAAAATATGGCTATGAAGGAACTTTTAACCATATAGAAAATGAAGATATATTAGTAACTTTAAAAAAGACAAAATAA